Proteins encoded by one window of Kribbella italica:
- a CDS encoding vWA domain-containing protein, translated as MIRRTAALAALTALAAALTFVNAVPAAAEGELSPVMVVLDSSGSMTARDAGGSGTRMDAAKRAVGSMVDGLPAEAQVGLAIYGAGTGSSGSEKAAGCKDVRVVQPVGAVNKPALKRAVAATKASGYTPIGQALRTAAAQLPKEGQRSVVLVSDGEDTCAPPQPCEVAKELHQQGVDLHVHTIGFRVDAKARAQLACIAQNTGGTYHDAADADSLLGVLGRVTERALRHYEPTGKPVTGTGDPFTAPTVTPGQYLDTIDPVEERFYAADLKAGDTAYFAATAVFPRGNPRDIEVVDIRITGPNGADCYERQRELNTRAKDGGSLTTVLSWNGTVAGSSKPKACSMPGKYVFRVTRDARGGGTDRVPVELQLRIEPPVTGSMGEPAQTSLVDFAQQPAGGVRGVRGGGSFNEATTLGGAGRYGETIYYGEQLFYRVKLDWGQGLAYRVTFAGRPDGATTNIRTGLFSPVRAEIKFDTTAYTGITKILPSNGKPIATPRAVYLNRNAKNSDFRKASVDGWYYIVASLGVASGDAPAGGVPLTIDVAVAGDKVAGPEYGASTGETSAETPSATPTEPTPTSGTTTEATPPTPPTDDSSSNLPWIITGAAVLVALATLLTALLLRRRKPVAPPAYPQNPGYPQNPGYPQNPAGPNNPGS; from the coding sequence ATGATACGACGGACTGCCGCCCTCGCGGCACTGACCGCCCTGGCCGCCGCGTTAACATTCGTGAACGCGGTGCCCGCGGCCGCCGAGGGCGAGCTCTCACCGGTGATGGTGGTGCTCGACTCGTCCGGCTCGATGACCGCCCGCGACGCCGGCGGCAGCGGCACCCGGATGGACGCCGCCAAGCGGGCCGTCGGCTCGATGGTCGACGGGCTGCCCGCCGAGGCCCAGGTCGGCCTCGCGATCTACGGCGCCGGCACGGGGTCGAGCGGCTCGGAGAAGGCCGCCGGTTGCAAGGACGTCCGCGTCGTCCAGCCGGTCGGCGCGGTGAACAAGCCGGCCCTCAAGCGCGCGGTCGCCGCCACCAAGGCCAGTGGGTACACACCGATCGGCCAAGCTCTTCGTACGGCGGCGGCCCAGCTGCCGAAGGAAGGCCAGCGTTCGGTCGTGCTCGTCTCCGACGGCGAGGACACCTGCGCGCCGCCGCAGCCCTGCGAGGTCGCGAAGGAGCTGCACCAGCAGGGCGTCGACCTGCACGTCCACACGATCGGCTTCCGGGTCGACGCGAAGGCCCGCGCCCAGCTGGCCTGCATCGCACAGAACACCGGCGGCACGTACCACGACGCCGCCGACGCCGACTCGCTGCTCGGCGTCCTGGGCCGGGTGACCGAGCGCGCCCTGCGGCACTACGAGCCGACGGGCAAGCCGGTGACCGGGACGGGCGATCCGTTCACGGCCCCGACGGTCACCCCGGGGCAGTACCTGGACACCATCGACCCGGTCGAGGAACGCTTCTACGCCGCCGATCTGAAGGCCGGCGACACGGCGTACTTCGCGGCGACCGCGGTGTTCCCGCGCGGCAACCCGCGTGACATCGAGGTGGTCGACATCAGGATCACCGGCCCGAACGGCGCCGACTGCTACGAGCGGCAGCGCGAGCTGAACACCCGCGCCAAGGACGGCGGCTCGCTCACCACCGTGCTGAGCTGGAACGGCACGGTCGCCGGATCGTCGAAGCCGAAGGCCTGCAGCATGCCGGGCAAGTACGTGTTCCGGGTGACCCGCGACGCCCGCGGCGGCGGCACGGACCGGGTCCCGGTCGAGCTGCAGCTGCGGATCGAGCCGCCGGTGACCGGCAGCATGGGCGAGCCGGCGCAGACCAGCCTGGTCGACTTCGCGCAGCAGCCCGCAGGTGGAGTCCGTGGAGTCCGGGGCGGCGGCTCGTTCAACGAGGCGACGACACTGGGCGGCGCCGGCCGGTACGGCGAGACGATCTACTACGGCGAGCAGCTGTTCTACCGGGTCAAGCTGGACTGGGGCCAGGGCCTCGCGTACCGGGTCACCTTCGCCGGGCGTCCGGACGGCGCGACGACGAACATCCGGACCGGCCTGTTCAGCCCGGTGCGAGCGGAGATCAAGTTCGACACCACGGCGTACACAGGGATCACCAAGATTCTGCCGAGCAACGGCAAACCGATCGCGACGCCGCGCGCGGTCTACCTGAACCGGAACGCGAAGAACTCCGACTTCCGCAAGGCCAGCGTCGACGGCTGGTACTACATCGTCGCCAGCCTCGGCGTTGCCTCCGGCGACGCTCCCGCCGGCGGTGTCCCGCTCACCATCGACGTCGCCGTCGCGGGCGACAAGGTCGCCGGCCCCGAGTACGGCGCCTCTACCGGCGAAACTTCCGCCGAAACCCCGTCGGCCACTCCCACCGAGCCCACCCCGACCTCCGGCACCACGACGGAGGCCACCCCGCCGACCCCGCCCACCGACGACTCGTCGTCCAACCTGCCCTGGATCATCACCGGCGCCGCCGTCCTGGTCGCCCTGGCCACCCTGCTCACCGCCCTGCTCCTCCGCCGCCGCAAGCCGGTCGCGCCACCGGCGTACCCGCAGAACCCCGGCTACCCCCAGAACCCTGGCTACCCCCAGAACCCAGCCGGCCCCAACAACCCCGGCAGCTAG
- a CDS encoding helix-turn-helix transcriptional regulator: MSDAHERNLELQQQWYGEPLGARFRRLLDRLALSQAQLAGVLGLSAPMLSQLMSGQRAKISNPAVLSRVLQLEAMVGEPGWDATPAAERERRLDEVRAAKQTTLTIDPGREAPHEAADPVAVIQLLLRDLASAAELEGAAKLLDEPYPELAEALRVLGAGRTQEARAYYARLTGRR; the protein is encoded by the coding sequence GTGAGCGACGCGCACGAGCGCAACCTCGAGCTCCAGCAGCAGTGGTACGGCGAACCGCTGGGCGCCCGTTTCCGCCGGCTGCTCGACCGGCTCGCGCTGTCGCAGGCCCAGCTCGCCGGTGTGCTCGGCCTGTCCGCGCCGATGCTGTCACAGCTGATGTCCGGGCAGCGCGCCAAGATCAGCAATCCCGCGGTGCTGTCGCGGGTGCTGCAGCTGGAGGCGATGGTCGGAGAGCCGGGATGGGACGCGACTCCGGCGGCCGAGCGGGAGCGGCGGCTGGACGAGGTGCGCGCGGCGAAGCAGACGACGCTGACCATCGACCCCGGGCGCGAGGCCCCGCACGAGGCGGCCGATCCGGTGGCCGTCATCCAGTTGCTGCTGCGCGACCTGGCGTCGGCGGCCGAGCTGGAGGGCGCGGCGAAACTGCTCGACGAGCCGTACCCCGAGCTGGCCGAGGCGCTCCGCGTCCTGGGGGCCGGTCGCACGCAGGAGGCCCGGGCCTACTACGCGAGGCTCACCGGCCGAAGGTAG
- a CDS encoding class I SAM-dependent methyltransferase has product MSQLGIDWTGWLQRWDDQQAGYLPDREEQFTLMLEIVERLTGTPERFVDLACGPGSISARATTRFPGAAITGVDLDPFLLEIAKQAVASDRVRFEEADLRAAGWDGVLGDRPVDAVCSATALHWLDPADLSTLAQTLAQRIRPGGVFLNADTMRLGPTEVPRLDALAVELRDEIWSTSHANGVEDWATWWKAAAAEPAFTDLLAEREERFRDRHKGRDITLTDTVEAFRKAGFAEVAVLGQVADKHLFTAIR; this is encoded by the coding sequence ATGTCGCAGCTAGGAATTGACTGGACCGGTTGGCTTCAGCGGTGGGACGACCAGCAGGCGGGCTACCTGCCTGACCGCGAAGAGCAGTTCACGTTGATGCTCGAGATCGTCGAGCGCCTCACCGGTACGCCGGAACGCTTCGTCGACCTCGCCTGCGGCCCCGGCTCCATCTCCGCCCGCGCGACCACTCGCTTCCCGGGCGCCGCCATCACCGGCGTCGATCTCGACCCGTTCCTGCTCGAGATCGCCAAGCAGGCGGTCGCTTCCGACCGTGTCCGGTTCGAAGAAGCCGATCTGCGCGCCGCCGGCTGGGACGGCGTACTGGGTGATCGGCCTGTCGACGCCGTCTGCTCCGCGACGGCCCTCCACTGGCTCGACCCCGCCGACCTGAGCACGCTCGCCCAGACGCTGGCTCAGCGAATCCGCCCCGGCGGCGTCTTCCTCAACGCCGACACCATGCGCCTCGGCCCGACCGAGGTCCCCCGGCTGGACGCTCTCGCCGTCGAGCTGCGCGACGAGATCTGGTCGACCTCGCACGCGAACGGCGTCGAGGACTGGGCGACCTGGTGGAAGGCGGCCGCCGCCGAGCCTGCCTTCACCGACCTGCTCGCCGAGCGCGAGGAACGCTTCAGGGACCGCCACAAGGGCCGCGACATCACCCTGACCGACACCGTCGAGGCCTTCCGCAAGGCCGGCTTCGCCGAGGTCGCCGTACTCGGTCAGGTCGCCGACAAGCACCTCTTCACCGCGATCCGATGA
- a CDS encoding RDD family protein, whose amino-acid sequence MAELVTGEAVVLQVRIARMPTRALACAIDFTLQVIALVVLFLTLFGFLLGGASEALGVALVFVVLLLVLVGYRVVMETLTRGKTVGKMLLGLRVVRDDGSSIRFRHALVRSLLWIFVDFAPWFAAGPGIVASLMNKQGKRIGDMVAGTVVIRERHQPMASPPLFVPGHLVQWAQSLELSRLSDDLANTSREYLARYKELEPAAQIALGDALAFKVGGLTAPGPPVPISSPAFLSAVLAERRRRELDRLAAARPLAHTGPFAPPNPYTQHPPAYGGPPLAVVPPPAQPRGEQVNPQGWHAPGSGESSQWF is encoded by the coding sequence GTGGCTGAGCTGGTCACGGGGGAAGCGGTTGTCCTCCAGGTGCGGATCGCCCGGATGCCGACCCGGGCGCTGGCGTGCGCGATCGACTTCACGCTGCAGGTGATCGCGCTGGTGGTGCTGTTCCTGACGCTGTTCGGGTTCTTGCTCGGTGGGGCCAGCGAAGCGCTCGGCGTGGCGCTGGTGTTCGTCGTACTGCTGCTCGTCCTGGTCGGCTACCGGGTCGTGATGGAGACGCTGACCCGCGGCAAGACCGTCGGCAAGATGCTGCTCGGACTGCGGGTGGTGCGCGACGACGGCAGCTCGATCCGCTTCCGGCACGCGCTGGTGAGGTCGCTGCTGTGGATCTTCGTCGACTTCGCGCCGTGGTTCGCCGCCGGGCCAGGGATCGTCGCGAGCCTGATGAACAAGCAGGGCAAACGCATCGGCGACATGGTCGCCGGCACCGTCGTCATCCGCGAACGCCACCAGCCGATGGCGTCGCCGCCGCTGTTCGTTCCCGGGCACCTGGTCCAGTGGGCTCAGTCGCTGGAGCTCTCGCGCCTGTCCGACGACCTGGCCAACACCTCACGGGAGTACCTGGCCCGCTACAAGGAGTTGGAGCCCGCGGCCCAGATCGCGTTGGGCGACGCCCTGGCCTTCAAGGTCGGCGGCCTCACCGCGCCCGGCCCGCCGGTGCCGATCAGCTCGCCGGCCTTTCTGTCCGCCGTACTGGCCGAACGCCGCCGCCGCGAGCTCGACCGCCTGGCCGCCGCCCGTCCTCTGGCCCACACCGGCCCCTTCGCCCCTCCGAATCCGTATACGCAGCATCCACCGGCGTACGGCGGACCGCCGCTTGCCGTTGTTCCTCCTCCGGCACAACCTCGCGGTGAGCAGGTGAACCCCCAGGGCTGGCACGCCCCTGGCAGCGGCGAGTCGAGTCAGTGGTTCTAG
- a CDS encoding stage II sporulation protein M, producing MDVEAYVSVHQPQWDRLAMLTRRQRRLTGAEAEELVQLYQRVGTHLAALRAAGADPVTVGRLSGLIADARGAVTGAQAPVWRDISRYFLVSFPAALYVSRRWWLTIGLLFYLVAAWVAWRILAQPEVLGSVAPPEAIQQLVDKDFASYYSENPAQDFALRVWINNATICAAVLAIGVLIVPVAFVLWSNATNLGVSAGVMIGHDKGDVFFGLITPHGLLELTAVFVASAAGLRLGWSWIAPGPRTRMQAVAQTGRATVGMAIGLAVILLITGMIEAFVTPSPLPTAVRVGIGVVAEVAFLVYVWTLGRRAVRAGEYGDVEEADREASAPVSA from the coding sequence ATGGACGTCGAAGCGTACGTGTCGGTCCACCAGCCGCAGTGGGACCGCCTGGCCATGCTCACCCGCCGTCAGCGCCGCCTGACCGGTGCGGAGGCCGAGGAGCTGGTGCAGCTCTACCAGCGCGTCGGCACCCACCTGGCCGCACTGCGGGCCGCCGGTGCCGATCCGGTGACTGTCGGTCGCCTGTCCGGTCTCATCGCCGACGCGCGTGGTGCCGTGACCGGTGCCCAGGCTCCGGTCTGGCGCGACATCTCCCGGTACTTCCTGGTCAGCTTCCCCGCCGCCCTGTACGTGTCGCGACGCTGGTGGCTGACGATCGGCCTGCTGTTCTACCTGGTTGCCGCCTGGGTCGCGTGGCGGATCCTCGCCCAGCCGGAGGTCCTGGGCTCGGTCGCGCCGCCGGAGGCGATCCAGCAGCTGGTCGACAAGGACTTCGCGTCGTACTACTCCGAGAACCCGGCGCAGGACTTCGCGCTGCGGGTCTGGATCAACAACGCGACCATCTGCGCCGCCGTACTGGCGATCGGCGTCCTGATCGTGCCGGTCGCCTTCGTCCTGTGGAGCAACGCGACCAACCTCGGTGTCAGCGCGGGCGTGATGATCGGGCACGACAAGGGCGATGTCTTCTTCGGCCTGATCACGCCGCACGGCCTGCTCGAGCTGACCGCGGTGTTCGTCGCCTCGGCCGCCGGGCTGCGGCTCGGCTGGTCCTGGATCGCGCCCGGTCCGCGGACCCGTATGCAGGCAGTCGCGCAGACCGGTCGCGCGACCGTCGGGATGGCGATCGGCCTGGCCGTCATCCTGCTGATCACCGGCATGATCGAGGCCTTCGTCACGCCGTCACCGCTGCCGACCGCCGTACGGGTCGGGATCGGTGTCGTCGCCGAGGTCGCGTTCCTCGTGTACGTGTGGACGCTCGGGCGTCGCGCCGTGCGGGCCGGCGAGTACGGCGACGTCGAGGAAGCCGACCGCGAGGCGAGCGCGCCGGTCTCGGCCTGA
- a CDS encoding DUF1206 domain-containing protein yields MSTASQAQNSKVYDYAITVGLIAYGVVYLLVAWIALQLAWGKSSEEASQQGALQELADKPLGGVLLWIVALGMLALVIWKALELVYGNLETEKKVSAAGRLGMYLVLGISAGKVAMGSGSSGKSGQQSMTAKLMENGAGRVLVVLIGLVIVGVGVRQLYKAYTKKFTEDLAGGVSRTTIRLGRVGYAAKGVAFFIVGALFAWAAIDYDPSKAGGLDTAMRTIKDQPFGAVLLTIMALGLACFGVYCFSWSRNAKH; encoded by the coding sequence ATGAGCACCGCCAGTCAGGCCCAGAACAGCAAGGTGTACGACTACGCGATCACTGTAGGACTGATCGCGTACGGCGTCGTGTACCTGCTGGTCGCGTGGATCGCGCTCCAGCTCGCCTGGGGCAAGTCGTCGGAGGAAGCGTCGCAGCAGGGCGCGTTGCAGGAGCTGGCCGACAAGCCGCTGGGCGGCGTTCTGCTGTGGATCGTCGCGCTCGGCATGCTCGCGCTGGTGATCTGGAAGGCTCTGGAGCTGGTGTACGGGAACCTGGAGACCGAGAAGAAGGTCTCGGCCGCCGGTCGCCTGGGGATGTATCTCGTCCTCGGCATCAGCGCCGGCAAGGTCGCCATGGGGTCCGGCAGTTCCGGCAAGAGCGGTCAGCAGTCGATGACCGCCAAACTGATGGAGAACGGCGCCGGCCGCGTGCTCGTCGTCCTGATCGGCCTGGTGATCGTCGGGGTCGGCGTTCGCCAGCTGTACAAGGCGTACACGAAGAAGTTCACCGAGGACCTGGCCGGTGGAGTCTCCCGGACCACGATCCGGCTCGGCCGGGTCGGCTACGCGGCGAAGGGGGTCGCGTTCTTCATCGTCGGCGCGCTGTTCGCCTGGGCCGCGATCGACTACGACCCGTCGAAGGCCGGTGGACTCGACACCGCGATGCGCACGATCAAGGACCAACCGTTCGGTGCCGTCCTGCTGACGATCATGGCCCTCGGCCTGGCCTGCTTCGGCGTCTACTGCTTCAGCTGGTCCCGCAACGCCAAGCACTAG
- a CDS encoding dihydrofolate reductase family protein has translation MSSTVLYMSMSLDGFIAGPNETFENGLGDGGARLHEWGVLNDPDSMGEADRAVYDDFMATGAVVAGRGTFEPAGGWNGDHHDGIQIYILSRHTPAAEFAGWPNVHYVDDLEYAVAEAKKAAGAKNVMVHGAGLTQRLLAAGLLDEIQIHLVPVLFGQGRRLFDHLGPEQIQLEPLQTAQGRDATHLRYRVLR, from the coding sequence ATGTCCTCGACCGTGCTCTACATGTCCATGTCCCTCGACGGATTCATCGCCGGGCCGAACGAGACCTTCGAGAACGGGCTCGGTGACGGCGGTGCCCGGCTGCACGAGTGGGGTGTCCTGAACGACCCCGACAGCATGGGCGAGGCCGACCGTGCCGTGTACGACGACTTCATGGCAACCGGAGCGGTCGTCGCCGGTCGCGGCACGTTCGAGCCGGCCGGCGGCTGGAACGGCGACCACCACGACGGCATCCAGATCTACATCCTCAGCCGCCACACGCCGGCCGCCGAGTTCGCCGGCTGGCCCAACGTCCACTACGTCGACGACCTGGAGTACGCCGTCGCCGAGGCCAAGAAGGCCGCCGGCGCCAAGAACGTCATGGTCCACGGCGCCGGCCTCACCCAGCGCCTGCTCGCCGCCGGACTACTCGACGAGATCCAGATCCACCTGGTCCCCGTCCTGTTCGGCCAGGGCCGCCGCCTGTTCGACCACCTGGGCCCCGAGCAGATCCAGCTCGAGCCCCTCCAGACAGCCCAGGGCCGGGACGCCACCCACCTCAGGTACCGCGTCCTGCGCTGA
- a CDS encoding ABC transporter substrate-binding protein — protein MRKWFAGLAAVALLAVGTAPAQAAEPDKPKVVRVGATQAMDSMNPFLGVRLVSTSIFRWTYGFLTVPDSKTLQPSPDLAESWTTSPDGLTWTFKIRQAKWSDGQPITAEDAAWTFTTMMTDDGAKTANGPAVENFASVTASGQDLTIKLKSPQASMLENPAPIMPKHVWEKVGDIAKYDAETYPAVTSGPYVAVEHKKDQYVKLKANPEYWRGAPKIDELQVIFYDNPAAAVVGLKKGDIDLLGRLAPPDFEALKGDANVVQWNNEGRRSSYLQINHGATTSDNKPIGDGHPALKDPKVRQALHHAIDKQKLVDEVQNGLAKPADGSIVPPMYKDFFWQAEGDKKISFDLAKANGILDAAGYKKGADGIRTMPDGSRKLQFRFSIHTDTPIEDKLAEYLTGWFKELGIALTTKRLDSSKFTEETGTTALFDIAISGWSVNPDPEEVLATHLCSRRPTASGEGGGTESFYCDPQFEQLYQQQLKELDRTKRAGLIKQMEERLYTDAPVIALYYPNDLEGYRKDRIASITPIPEENGILYGGSGYWPFYTVEAVVADSAEEGGTNTGLIVGAGAGAIVLAGLILLFLRRNGKAADDRE, from the coding sequence ATGAGGAAGTGGTTCGCGGGGCTGGCGGCGGTGGCGCTGCTGGCAGTGGGGACGGCGCCGGCGCAGGCGGCGGAACCGGACAAGCCCAAGGTCGTGCGGGTCGGCGCGACGCAGGCGATGGACTCGATGAACCCGTTCCTCGGGGTGCGACTGGTGTCGACGTCGATCTTCCGCTGGACGTACGGGTTCCTGACCGTGCCCGACTCCAAGACCCTGCAGCCGAGTCCCGACCTGGCCGAGTCCTGGACGACGTCGCCGGACGGGCTGACCTGGACGTTCAAGATCCGCCAGGCCAAGTGGTCCGACGGGCAGCCGATCACCGCCGAGGACGCCGCCTGGACGTTCACCACGATGATGACCGACGACGGCGCCAAGACCGCGAACGGCCCGGCGGTGGAGAACTTCGCCAGCGTCACCGCGTCCGGCCAGGACCTGACGATCAAGCTCAAGTCGCCGCAGGCCTCGATGCTGGAGAACCCGGCCCCGATCATGCCCAAGCACGTCTGGGAGAAGGTCGGCGACATCGCCAAGTACGACGCGGAGACCTACCCCGCGGTGACCAGCGGCCCGTACGTCGCGGTCGAGCACAAGAAGGACCAGTACGTGAAGCTGAAGGCCAACCCCGAGTACTGGCGGGGTGCGCCGAAGATCGACGAGCTGCAGGTGATCTTCTACGACAACCCGGCGGCCGCGGTGGTCGGGCTGAAGAAGGGCGACATCGACCTGCTCGGCCGGCTCGCGCCGCCGGACTTCGAGGCGCTCAAGGGCGACGCCAACGTGGTGCAGTGGAACAACGAGGGCCGGCGGTCGTCGTACCTGCAGATCAACCACGGCGCGACCACGAGCGACAACAAGCCGATCGGTGACGGGCATCCCGCGCTGAAGGACCCGAAGGTGCGGCAGGCGCTGCACCACGCAATCGACAAGCAGAAGCTGGTCGACGAGGTGCAGAACGGCCTGGCCAAGCCGGCCGACGGGTCGATCGTTCCGCCGATGTACAAGGACTTCTTCTGGCAGGCCGAGGGCGACAAGAAGATCTCCTTCGACCTGGCCAAGGCCAACGGGATCCTCGATGCCGCAGGCTACAAGAAGGGGGCCGACGGCATCAGAACGATGCCGGACGGATCGCGCAAGCTGCAGTTCCGGTTCAGCATCCACACCGACACCCCGATCGAGGACAAGCTCGCGGAGTACCTGACCGGCTGGTTCAAGGAGCTCGGCATCGCGCTGACCACTAAGCGGCTGGACTCCAGCAAGTTCACCGAGGAGACCGGTACGACGGCGCTGTTCGACATCGCGATCAGCGGCTGGTCGGTCAACCCGGACCCGGAGGAGGTGCTGGCCACGCACCTGTGCAGCCGGCGGCCGACCGCGTCCGGTGAGGGCGGCGGCACCGAGTCGTTCTACTGCGACCCGCAGTTCGAGCAGCTCTACCAGCAGCAGCTGAAGGAGCTCGACCGGACCAAGCGGGCCGGGCTCATCAAGCAGATGGAGGAGCGGCTCTACACCGACGCTCCGGTGATCGCGCTCTACTACCCGAACGACCTCGAGGGCTACCGCAAGGACCGGATCGCCAGCATCACGCCGATCCCCGAGGAGAACGGCATCCTGTACGGCGGCTCCGGCTACTGGCCGTTCTACACGGTCGAGGCGGTCGTCGCCGACAGCGCGGAGGAGGGTGGCACGAACACCGGCCTGATCGTCGGCGCGGGTGCCGGCGCGATCGTGCTCGCGGGCCTGATCCTGCTGTTCCTGCGCCGCAACGGCAAAGCCGCGGACGACCGCGAATGA
- a CDS encoding ABC transporter permease, translated as MTVAPSATQELEESPVRHGMLRYALSKAGGALLSISMVIVATFFLFRLLPGDPVRALAQGRNMTPEQLDLERHRLGLDKSLPEQFFQFVKQTVQFDLGTSYEYKRPVLDLIGERIGSTLLLTGTALVMAVSLGIWQGARAGWKPGSRFDKFSTAVSLVLWSVPTFWLGLLLLMVFAAGVGPIPGIFPTRGIESVDAPDGFAYILDVAKHMVLPCLTMVAVVYAQYLLVMRSSVLDEVGQDYVTTARAKGLTDDDVRRKHAVPNALLPTVTLVFMRIGFVVGGAVTVEAIFSWPGLGQLFYEAIRVPDFTLMQGTFLLITVSVIVMNTLADVIYHVLDPRVRSA; from the coding sequence ATGACAGTCGCCCCGTCCGCCACCCAGGAACTGGAGGAGAGCCCGGTCCGCCACGGGATGCTGCGCTACGCCCTGAGCAAGGCGGGCGGGGCTCTGCTCAGCATCTCGATGGTGATCGTGGCGACCTTCTTCCTGTTCCGGTTGCTGCCCGGTGACCCGGTCCGCGCGCTCGCGCAGGGCCGGAACATGACGCCGGAGCAGCTCGACCTGGAGCGGCACCGGCTCGGGCTGGACAAGTCGTTGCCCGAGCAGTTCTTCCAGTTCGTCAAGCAGACGGTGCAGTTCGACCTCGGTACGTCGTACGAGTACAAGCGGCCGGTGCTCGATCTGATCGGCGAACGGATCGGGTCGACCCTGCTGCTGACCGGTACGGCGCTGGTGATGGCCGTCAGCCTCGGCATCTGGCAGGGCGCCCGCGCGGGCTGGAAACCGGGCAGCCGGTTCGACAAGTTCTCCACCGCGGTCTCGCTGGTGCTCTGGTCGGTGCCGACGTTCTGGCTCGGGCTCCTGCTGCTGATGGTGTTCGCGGCCGGCGTCGGGCCGATCCCGGGCATCTTCCCGACCCGCGGGATCGAGAGCGTGGACGCGCCGGACGGGTTCGCCTACATCCTCGACGTGGCCAAGCACATGGTGCTGCCGTGCCTCACGATGGTGGCCGTCGTCTACGCGCAGTACCTGCTGGTGATGCGGTCCTCGGTGCTCGACGAGGTCGGCCAGGACTACGTCACGACGGCGCGCGCCAAGGGGCTCACGGACGACGACGTACGCCGCAAGCACGCCGTACCGAACGCGCTGCTGCCTACGGTGACGCTCGTGTTCATGCGGATCGGCTTCGTCGTCGGCGGCGCGGTCACGGTCGAGGCGATCTTCAGCTGGCCGGGCCTGGGGCAACTGTTCTACGAGGCGATCCGGGTCCCGGACTTCACCTTGATGCAGGGCACGTTCCTGCTGATCACGGTGTCGGTGATCGTGATGAACACCCTGGCCGACGTCATCTACCACGTGCTCGACCCGAGGGTGAGGTCCGCATGA
- a CDS encoding ABC transporter permease gives MSVTWTRRKRSLQRFWADFRHHRAGVAGLTILVVAVLLAVIAPLFIDSGVTNVVSGTGEKMAPPSWDAPLGTDESGRSVLLMIWWGSRTSLLIGFLAALLSMVIGTVLGIVAGHFRGWIGAVVLRITDWFLVLPSLVTALVLAAILGGSTATIVVAIGVTSWPSTARLIRAQTLAVEARPYIERSTALGGGHWHIATRHVLPNVAPLLLASTTLEVASAIVTESTLAFLGISANKTSWGTMLRGSYDWGAATSGAWWYILVPGLCIVAVVMAFTLCGRALETVLNPRLRGAR, from the coding sequence ATGAGTGTCACCTGGACCCGGCGGAAGCGTTCGCTGCAACGGTTCTGGGCCGACTTCCGGCACCACCGGGCCGGTGTCGCCGGCCTGACGATCCTGGTCGTCGCCGTCCTGCTCGCGGTGATCGCGCCACTGTTCATCGACTCCGGCGTGACGAACGTGGTCAGCGGGACCGGCGAGAAGATGGCGCCGCCGAGCTGGGACGCGCCGCTCGGCACCGACGAGTCCGGCCGGTCGGTGCTGCTGATGATCTGGTGGGGTTCGCGGACCTCGCTGCTGATCGGCTTCCTCGCGGCCCTGCTGAGCATGGTGATCGGGACCGTGCTGGGCATCGTCGCCGGGCACTTCCGCGGCTGGATCGGCGCGGTCGTGCTGCGGATCACCGACTGGTTCCTGGTGCTGCCGTCGCTGGTCACCGCGCTCGTGCTGGCCGCGATCCTGGGCGGCAGTACCGCGACCATCGTCGTCGCGATCGGTGTCACCTCGTGGCCGTCGACCGCGCGACTGATCCGGGCGCAGACCCTGGCGGTCGAGGCGCGGCCGTACATCGAGCGGTCGACCGCGCTCGGCGGCGGGCACTGGCATATCGCGACCCGGCACGTGCTGCCGAACGTCGCGCCGCTGCTGCTGGCCAGTACGACGCTGGAGGTCGCGAGCGCGATCGTCACCGAGTCCACGCTGGCCTTCCTCGGCATCAGCGCGAACAAGACGTCCTGGGGGACCATGCTGCGCGGCTCGTACGACTGGGGCGCGGCGACGTCGGGCGCGTGGTGGTACATCCTCGTGCCGGGGCTGTGCATCGTGGCCGTGGTGATGGCGTTCACGCTCTGCGGCCGCGCGCTGGAGACGGTGCTCAACCCGAGACTGCGAGGCGCACGATGA